A single window of Oerskovia paurometabola DNA harbors:
- a CDS encoding ROK family glucokinase: protein MHAIGVDIGGTKIAAGVVDENGTILAQTRRDTEPDDVASIDAAVADVYAELSKEFQVEAMGLAAAGFVSPDRTSVLFAPNIAWREYPLADKVRTLIGDDDVKIVVENDANAAGWAEFAFGAGRDASDMLMLTVGTGLGGAIIVDRKLVRGRWGVAAEVGHMRVVPGGHYCGCGHEGCWEQYASGSALVRDGQAALIAQPDRAGALLELAGGDPSKLNGPQITQAAQAGDELAIELLATLGRWIGEGAASVTALLDPELIVIGGGVGAAGDLLLQPVRKAFADQLSARGHRPEAQIDLAQQGNEAGIVGAADLARS, encoded by the coding sequence ATGCATGCCATCGGAGTCGACATCGGCGGAACGAAGATCGCCGCGGGTGTGGTCGACGAGAACGGCACGATCCTCGCGCAGACGCGTCGCGACACCGAGCCCGACGACGTCGCGAGCATCGACGCGGCGGTCGCGGACGTCTACGCGGAGCTGTCCAAGGAGTTCCAGGTCGAGGCCATGGGCCTGGCCGCGGCCGGCTTCGTGAGCCCTGACCGCACGTCGGTCCTCTTCGCCCCCAACATCGCGTGGCGCGAGTACCCGCTCGCCGACAAGGTCCGCACGCTGATCGGCGACGACGACGTCAAGATCGTCGTCGAGAACGACGCCAACGCCGCCGGCTGGGCCGAGTTCGCGTTCGGCGCGGGCCGCGACGCCTCCGACATGCTCATGCTCACGGTCGGCACGGGGCTCGGCGGCGCGATCATCGTCGACCGCAAGCTCGTGCGCGGGCGCTGGGGCGTGGCGGCCGAGGTCGGCCACATGCGCGTCGTGCCCGGCGGTCACTACTGCGGCTGCGGCCACGAGGGCTGCTGGGAGCAGTACGCCTCCGGGAGCGCTCTCGTGCGCGACGGCCAGGCCGCGCTCATCGCCCAGCCCGACCGTGCGGGTGCCCTCCTCGAGCTCGCGGGCGGCGACCCGTCCAAGCTCAACGGTCCCCAGATCACGCAGGCCGCGCAGGCGGGCGACGAGCTCGCGATCGAGCTGCTCGCGACCCTGGGCCGCTGGATCGGCGAGGGGGCCGCGTCGGTCACGGCGCTGCTCGACCCCGAGCTCATCGTGATCGGCGGCGGCGTGGGTGCGGCGGGCGACCTGCTGCTCCAGCCGGTCCGCAAGGCCTTCGCGGACCAGCTCTCGGCCCGCGGCCACCGTCCCGAGGCGCAGATCGACCTCGCCCAGCAGGGCAACGAGGCCGGCATCGTCGGCGCGGCGGACCTCGCCCGCAGCTAG
- a CDS encoding AMP-dependent synthetase/ligase, which produces MDEFSAPRIIDVDPLDNLNDLFATRVAAGPDLPMIEVKSGPGAPWKTLSAREVDTDVVSVAKGLVALGIEPGDHVGIMSRTRYEWTLLDWATWAAGAVPVPLYETSSAEQVQWILSDAAVKLLVVESAANAATVAEVRDQAPGLRDVFVIDDGGIAALKEAGKDVTDDEIARRRGLANLADVATIIYTSGTTGRPKGAELTHENFYSLTVNAVEALPEVFAEANGRTLLFMPLAHVFARFIGVLVVAGGTVLGHTPDTKTLLEDLGEFKPTYILSVPRVFEKVYNSSEQKAAAGGKVKIFHWAAATAIAWSRALDDPKGPGLGLKIQHKVADALVYKKLRAALGGQTKWAVSGGAPLGERLGHFYRGIGVRILEGYGLTESTAPTSVNRPTATKIGTVGPQLPGCGAKIAADGEILLQGHHVFRGYHNNPQATADAFVDGWFRTGDLGSLDEDGFLRITGRKKEIIVTAGGKNVAPAVLEDRIRAHALVSQCVVVGDGQPFIGALVTLDPEGLPGWLAMHGKEPMSVDAAALDVDVLAALDTAVDRANKAVSRAESIRKFTILATDFTVENGYLTPSLKVKRNVVLKDFSVEVDAIYSGVPAQ; this is translated from the coding sequence ATGGACGAGTTCAGCGCACCGCGCATCATCGATGTCGATCCTCTCGACAACCTCAACGACCTCTTCGCGACCCGCGTCGCCGCCGGGCCAGACCTCCCCATGATCGAGGTCAAGAGCGGGCCGGGCGCCCCCTGGAAGACCCTCTCGGCGCGGGAGGTCGACACCGACGTCGTCTCCGTGGCCAAGGGCCTCGTCGCGCTGGGCATCGAGCCCGGCGACCACGTCGGCATCATGTCCCGCACGCGCTACGAGTGGACGCTGCTCGACTGGGCGACCTGGGCGGCGGGCGCCGTCCCCGTGCCCCTGTACGAGACCTCGAGCGCCGAGCAGGTCCAGTGGATCCTCTCCGACGCGGCCGTCAAGCTGCTCGTCGTCGAGTCCGCCGCGAACGCCGCGACCGTCGCCGAGGTCCGCGACCAGGCCCCTGGGCTCCGCGACGTGTTCGTCATCGACGACGGCGGGATCGCCGCGCTCAAGGAGGCGGGCAAGGACGTCACCGACGACGAGATCGCCCGCCGCCGGGGCCTCGCGAACCTCGCGGACGTCGCGACCATCATCTACACCTCGGGCACGACCGGCCGCCCCAAGGGCGCCGAGCTCACGCACGAGAACTTCTACTCGCTGACCGTCAACGCGGTCGAGGCCCTGCCCGAGGTCTTCGCCGAGGCCAACGGCCGGACGCTGCTCTTCATGCCGCTCGCGCACGTGTTCGCGCGCTTCATCGGCGTGCTCGTGGTCGCGGGTGGCACGGTGCTCGGCCACACCCCCGACACCAAGACCCTCCTCGAGGACCTCGGCGAGTTCAAGCCGACGTACATCCTCTCGGTGCCCCGCGTGTTCGAGAAGGTCTACAACTCCTCGGAGCAGAAGGCCGCCGCTGGCGGCAAGGTCAAGATCTTCCACTGGGCCGCCGCGACCGCGATCGCCTGGTCGCGCGCGCTCGACGACCCCAAGGGGCCGGGCCTCGGGCTCAAGATCCAGCACAAGGTCGCCGACGCGCTCGTCTACAAGAAGCTGCGCGCAGCCCTCGGCGGACAGACCAAGTGGGCCGTCTCGGGCGGCGCACCGCTCGGCGAGCGACTGGGCCACTTCTACCGCGGCATCGGCGTACGCATCCTCGAGGGCTACGGCCTGACCGAGTCCACGGCCCCGACGTCGGTCAACCGCCCCACGGCGACCAAGATCGGGACCGTCGGCCCCCAGCTCCCCGGCTGCGGCGCGAAGATCGCGGCGGACGGCGAGATCCTCCTCCAGGGCCACCACGTCTTCCGGGGCTACCACAACAACCCGCAGGCCACGGCCGACGCGTTCGTCGACGGCTGGTTCCGCACGGGCGACCTGGGCTCGCTCGACGAGGACGGCTTCCTGCGCATCACGGGGCGCAAGAAGGAGATCATCGTGACCGCGGGCGGCAAGAACGTCGCCCCCGCCGTGCTCGAGGACCGCATCCGCGCGCACGCGCTCGTGAGCCAGTGCGTCGTCGTCGGGGACGGACAGCCGTTCATCGGCGCCCTCGTGACGCTCGACCCCGAGGGCCTGCCCGGCTGGCTCGCGATGCACGGCAAGGAACCCATGAGCGTCGACGCCGCGGCGCTCGACGTCGACGTCCTCGCGGCGCTCGACACCGCGGTGGACCGCGCCAACAAGGCCGTCTCGCGCGCCGAGTCGATCCGCAAGTTCACCATCCTGGCCACGGACTTCACGGTCGAGAACGGCTACCTGACGCCGTCGCTCAAGGTCAAGCGCAACGTCGTGCTCAAGGACTTCTCGGTCGAGGTCGACGCGATCTACTCGGGCGTGCCCGCGCAGTGA
- a CDS encoding NYN domain-containing protein — protein MDGTSRDNKDAVPRSVEIPGASAGSSPEGGIARPPVPPEVRTQLLELAARVLGEWDPATVPVALRRVRTFAPRRRAASGAVPLWQALETSPSFRSAVAAAWSAAHPSEARELVPDGAATTATTGPDTSAGPGDDERAPGSDAVSLDRGTESLVASAEPASATRTVGEVPAPAPRAAPDRTSAPEARGAVGQGGELVSTAETARGGAGRALDLAVGAFLLRPDGWESYLDRALQDAQEREQEQRRAQEAERAVTERDRALAELDAARQAAAADRAALEEARAELATLRRTERRLRSDADRARSEARAARAEADARTQAAEALATQAAAERREAAVALERAHAARDEARTLTHTGAELANARARLLLETVVDAAVGLRRELGIPPTTLRPGDTVAPLEVDAAGHGTGSTTRPGSRGRAGDDPALLDDVLAVPQMHLIVDGYNVSKTGFGTLTLAQQRRRLVDGLVRIASRTGAEVTCCFDGQELGHMPPASTRGVRVLFSSGEIADHLIRRLVAAEPEGRPVAVVTSDREVADDVQAMGAVAIGSPALVGRLARL, from the coding sequence ATGGATGGGACGAGTCGGGACAACAAGGACGCTGTGCCGCGCTCGGTCGAGATCCCGGGTGCGTCCGCGGGGTCGTCTCCGGAGGGTGGCATCGCACGTCCGCCGGTCCCGCCCGAGGTTCGCACCCAGCTCCTCGAGCTGGCCGCGCGCGTCCTGGGCGAGTGGGACCCCGCGACCGTCCCGGTCGCGCTGCGCCGCGTCAGGACGTTCGCGCCGCGCCGGCGCGCGGCATCAGGAGCGGTGCCGCTCTGGCAGGCGCTCGAGACGAGCCCGTCCTTCCGGTCCGCGGTCGCGGCCGCGTGGAGCGCCGCGCACCCGTCCGAGGCGCGCGAGCTCGTGCCCGACGGCGCCGCGACCACCGCGACGACCGGCCCCGACACGTCGGCCGGGCCGGGCGACGACGAGCGGGCCCCCGGCTCGGACGCCGTCTCGCTCGACCGGGGGACCGAGTCCCTGGTCGCCTCCGCGGAGCCGGCGAGCGCGACGCGGACCGTGGGCGAGGTGCCCGCTCCGGCGCCCCGCGCCGCTCCCGACCGCACGTCCGCCCCCGAGGCGAGAGGCGCCGTCGGGCAGGGCGGGGAGCTCGTCTCCACGGCCGAGACCGCCCGCGGCGGGGCGGGACGCGCCCTGGATCTCGCCGTCGGCGCGTTCCTGCTGCGTCCCGACGGCTGGGAGAGCTACCTCGACCGGGCGCTCCAGGACGCCCAGGAGCGCGAGCAGGAGCAGCGCCGGGCCCAGGAGGCCGAGCGGGCCGTGACCGAGCGCGACAGGGCCCTTGCCGAGCTCGACGCGGCCAGGCAGGCCGCGGCCGCCGACCGTGCCGCGCTCGAGGAGGCCCGTGCGGAGCTCGCGACCCTGCGTCGTACCGAGCGCAGGCTGCGCTCGGACGCCGACCGTGCCCGCTCCGAGGCGCGCGCCGCCCGCGCCGAGGCCGACGCGCGGACGCAGGCCGCCGAGGCGCTCGCCACCCAGGCCGCCGCCGAGCGGCGCGAGGCCGCGGTCGCGCTCGAACGCGCCCACGCTGCCCGCGACGAGGCCCGCACGCTCACGCATACCGGGGCCGAGCTCGCCAACGCTCGGGCGCGACTGCTGCTGGAGACGGTCGTCGACGCGGCGGTCGGGCTCCGCCGAGAGCTCGGGATCCCCCCGACCACGCTGCGGCCCGGCGACACCGTGGCTCCCCTCGAGGTCGACGCCGCTGGCCACGGCACGGGCAGCACGACGCGACCGGGCTCGCGCGGGCGCGCGGGCGACGACCCGGCGCTGCTCGACGACGTGCTCGCCGTGCCCCAGATGCACCTGATCGTCGACGGGTACAACGTCAGCAAGACGGGTTTCGGCACGCTCACGCTCGCGCAGCAGAGACGCCGCCTCGTCGACGGGCTCGTCCGCATCGCCTCGCGCACGGGCGCCGAGGTCACGTGCTGCTTCGACGGCCAGGAGCTGGGCCACATGCCGCCCGCGAGCACGCGCGGGGTCCGGGTCCTGTTCTCGTCGGGGGAGATCGCCGACCACCTGATCCGGCGCCTGGTCGCCGCAGAGCCCGAGGGGCGGCCCGTGGCCGTCGTCACGAGCGACCGCGAGGTCGCCGACGACGTCCAGGCCATGGGCGCGGTGGCGATCGGCTCGCCCGCGCTCGTCGGGCGGCTCGCGCGGCTCTGA
- a CDS encoding DEDD exonuclease domain-containing protein, translated as MSSPTAAASAAPPQLSVRSFTPDVVPGSIPVQLGLDELGTPLQDVTFVVVDLETTGGSPASSGITEIGAVKVRGGEVLGEFQTLVNPGTPVPAFIARLTGISTAMVATAPPIQAVLPSFLEFSRGAVLVAHNAPFDIGFLKAAARDAGYDWPGNQVLDTVPLARRVVTRDEAPNHKLSTLAALFHAAVTPEHRALADARATVDVLHALLERLAPFGITHLEDLATATDPVPPDVRRKRTLADGLPDAPGVYLFRGPGEEVLYVGTSTSIRRRVRSYFTAAEKRSRMTEMVRIAHAVTPVVCATVLEAQVRELRLIAEHSPRYNRRSKFPERMSWVRLTREHHPRLSIVQDVRPDAAHIGPYSSRRQAQQAIDALHDALPLRQCTPRLPLLPSPGASACALAEMGRCGAPCTTAQEPQGYPAVVGRARRTLLADPSDVVDPLTARIAALAADERYEQAAEVTARLEAFLLGAGRAQRLGPLAECAELVAAKPLDRGGWEIVVVRHARLAATGVSAPGADPWPTIEALVATAEEVAPPVAPAPACHPHEAELVLGWLEQPGVRLVDVTHPLAWPVRSARAFADRDRTAQRVAQHVEARLDPGSSNDEPRASDPTEDPC; from the coding sequence ATGTCGTCCCCGACCGCCGCAGCCTCGGCCGCTCCCCCGCAGCTCTCGGTCCGTTCGTTCACCCCCGACGTCGTCCCCGGGAGCATCCCCGTCCAGCTCGGCCTCGACGAGCTGGGCACCCCCCTGCAGGACGTCACGTTCGTGGTCGTGGACCTCGAGACGACGGGCGGCTCGCCCGCCTCGTCGGGCATCACGGAGATCGGCGCGGTCAAGGTCCGTGGCGGGGAGGTGCTCGGCGAGTTCCAGACCCTCGTCAACCCCGGCACCCCCGTCCCGGCGTTCATCGCCCGCCTGACCGGGATCAGCACCGCGATGGTCGCGACCGCGCCCCCGATCCAGGCCGTGCTGCCCTCGTTCCTCGAGTTCTCCCGGGGAGCGGTCCTGGTCGCGCACAACGCACCGTTCGACATCGGCTTCCTCAAGGCTGCCGCGCGCGACGCGGGCTACGACTGGCCGGGCAACCAGGTCCTCGACACCGTCCCCCTCGCCCGTCGGGTCGTGACCCGCGACGAGGCCCCCAACCACAAGCTCTCGACGCTCGCCGCGCTCTTCCACGCGGCCGTGACGCCCGAGCACCGGGCGCTGGCCGACGCGCGCGCCACGGTCGACGTCCTGCACGCCCTGCTCGAACGGCTCGCCCCGTTCGGCATCACGCACCTCGAGGACCTCGCGACCGCGACGGACCCCGTCCCGCCGGACGTGCGGCGCAAGCGCACGCTCGCCGACGGCCTGCCCGACGCCCCCGGGGTCTACCTGTTCCGCGGACCGGGCGAGGAGGTCCTGTACGTGGGCACCTCCACCTCGATCCGCCGCCGGGTCCGCAGCTACTTCACGGCCGCCGAGAAGCGCAGCCGGATGACCGAGATGGTGCGCATCGCGCACGCCGTGACGCCCGTGGTGTGCGCGACCGTGCTCGAGGCCCAGGTGCGCGAGCTGCGGCTCATCGCCGAGCACTCGCCCCGCTACAACCGTCGCTCCAAGTTTCCCGAGCGCATGAGCTGGGTGCGCCTGACGCGCGAGCACCACCCGCGGCTCTCGATCGTCCAGGACGTCAGGCCCGACGCCGCGCACATCGGCCCCTACTCGTCACGGCGCCAGGCCCAGCAGGCGATCGACGCGCTGCACGACGCGCTCCCCCTGCGCCAGTGCACGCCCCGCCTGCCGCTGCTGCCCTCCCCGGGGGCCAGCGCGTGCGCGCTGGCCGAGATGGGGCGGTGCGGTGCGCCCTGCACGACAGCACAGGAGCCGCAGGGCTACCCCGCCGTGGTGGGACGCGCCCGCCGGACGCTGCTCGCGGACCCGAGCGACGTCGTCGACCCCCTGACCGCGCGGATCGCCGCGCTCGCCGCCGACGAACGCTACGAGCAGGCCGCCGAGGTCACCGCGCGCCTCGAGGCGTTCCTGCTCGGGGCGGGACGCGCGCAACGGCTCGGGCCGCTCGCGGAGTGCGCCGAGCTCGTGGCGGCCAAGCCCCTCGACCGGGGCGGGTGGGAGATCGTCGTGGTGCGCCACGCCCGCCTCGCGGCGACCGGGGTCTCAGCCCCGGGGGCCGACCCGTGGCCCACGATCGAGGCCCTCGTCGCGACGGCCGAGGAGGTCGCGCCGCCCGTCGCCCCTGCGCCCGCGTGCCACCCGCACGAGGCCGAGCTCGTGCTCGGCTGGCTCGAGCAGCCCGGCGTCCGGCTCGTGGACGTGACGCACCCGCTCGCCTGGCCCGTCCGCTCGGCGCGCGCCTTCGCGGACCGCGACCGCACCGCGCAGCGCGTCGCCCAGCACGTCGAGGCTAGATTGGACCCCGGTTCGTCGAACGACGAGCCCCGCGCCTCGGACCCGACGGAGGACCCATGCTGA
- a CDS encoding Lrp/AsnC family transcriptional regulator, producing MLTAIVLIDTEPNLIPEVASQVASLRGVSEVYSVTGKADLVAMVRVKEHDDLADVIADRVSKIEGVLRTETFIAFRAYSDVDLEQAFALGLDD from the coding sequence ATGCTGACCGCGATCGTGCTGATCGACACCGAACCGAACCTCATCCCCGAGGTGGCCTCGCAGGTCGCCTCGCTCCGCGGTGTCAGCGAGGTCTACTCGGTCACCGGGAAGGCCGACCTCGTGGCCATGGTCCGCGTCAAGGAGCACGACGACCTCGCCGACGTCATCGCCGACCGGGTCAGCAAGATCGAGGGCGTGCTGCGCACCGAGACGTTCATCGCGTTCCGCGCCTACTCCGACGTCGACCTCGAGCAGGCGTTCGCCCTGGGGCTCGACGACTGA
- the trpD gene encoding anthranilate phosphoribosyltransferase, protein MPEQTAPSWPGLLSELIAGRELTPELTAWAMDMVLSGEVSPVRLAAFLVALRSKGETVGELRGLADAMLAHATRFTVQGPAVDIVGTGGDRAHTVNVSTMAAVVIAGTGVRVVKHGNRAASSSSGSADVLEVLGIRLDQSPERVTQLVEEVGITFCFAQVFHPSFRHSAVARKELGIPTAFNFLGPLTNPAQPAATAVGVADARMAPLVAGVFASRGTSALVFRGDDGLDELAATGTSTVWEVRDGSVTTSSLDAAAELGLQRITVEDLRGADARFNAEVARRVLAGEAGPVRETVLLNAAAALVADASLPGTAEGTLVERLRAGMAHAATSVDSGAAAGVLERWVAASTR, encoded by the coding sequence GTGCCTGAGCAGACGGCGCCGTCGTGGCCGGGTCTCCTGTCCGAGCTCATCGCGGGTCGGGAGCTGACCCCGGAGCTGACGGCGTGGGCCATGGACATGGTGCTCTCGGGAGAGGTCAGCCCCGTGCGCCTCGCGGCCTTCCTCGTCGCACTGCGCTCCAAGGGCGAGACCGTGGGCGAGCTGCGCGGCCTGGCCGACGCGATGCTCGCCCACGCGACCCGGTTCACGGTGCAGGGGCCGGCGGTGGACATCGTCGGGACCGGCGGCGACCGTGCGCACACGGTCAACGTCTCGACCATGGCCGCGGTCGTGATCGCGGGGACGGGCGTCCGCGTCGTCAAGCACGGCAACCGGGCCGCGTCGTCGTCGTCGGGCTCGGCCGACGTGCTCGAGGTCCTGGGCATCCGCCTCGACCAGTCCCCGGAGCGGGTCACGCAGCTGGTCGAGGAGGTCGGCATCACGTTCTGCTTCGCGCAGGTCTTCCACCCCTCGTTCCGGCACTCGGCGGTCGCGCGCAAGGAGCTCGGGATCCCGACGGCGTTCAACTTCCTGGGTCCTCTGACGAATCCCGCCCAGCCCGCCGCGACGGCCGTCGGGGTCGCGGACGCGCGCATGGCCCCGCTCGTGGCCGGTGTCTTCGCGTCGCGCGGCACCTCGGCCCTGGTGTTCCGGGGGGACGACGGGCTCGACGAGCTCGCGGCGACCGGCACCTCGACGGTGTGGGAGGTGCGCGACGGCTCCGTCACGACCAGCTCGCTCGACGCTGCGGCCGAGCTGGGCCTGCAGCGGATCACGGTCGAGGACCTGCGGGGGGCCGACGCGAGGTTCAACGCCGAGGTCGCACGACGCGTCCTGGCGGGCGAGGCCGGGCCCGTGCGGGAGACGGTGCTGCTCAACGCTGCGGCCGCACTGGTCGCGGACGCGAGCCTGCCCGGCACCGCCGAGGGGACGCTCGTCGAGCGTCTGCGCGCGGGCATGGCCCACGCGGCGACGAGCGTCGACTCGGGTGCGGCGGCGGGCGTGCTGGAGCGCTGGGTCGCCGCCTCGACGCGATGA
- the ctaE gene encoding aa3-type cytochrome oxidase subunit III, translated as MADVSTATAAPHAHQHVSVNRPNPVSVGTIVWLASELMFFAGLFAMYFTARSVIPAEEWASQTEKLNIPFAVINTSVLVLSSVTCQLGVLAAERFQPVRTGSIFQVNRWGMNEWITLTYLMGAFFIGGQVYEYAELVHEGLTISSHPYGSVFFLATGFHGLHVVGGLIAFLFLLGRSFAAKNFGHHEATTGIVTSYYWHFVDVVWIALFFVIYILR; from the coding sequence ATGGCTGATGTGTCGACCGCAACGGCTGCCCCCCACGCCCACCAGCACGTGAGCGTCAACCGACCGAACCCTGTCTCGGTCGGGACGATCGTGTGGCTGGCCAGCGAGCTCATGTTCTTCGCTGGACTGTTCGCTATGTACTTCACCGCACGATCGGTGATACCCGCCGAGGAGTGGGCTTCTCAGACCGAGAAGCTCAACATCCCCTTCGCCGTGATCAACACGTCGGTGCTGGTGCTGTCCTCCGTGACGTGCCAGCTGGGTGTCCTCGCGGCGGAGCGTTTCCAGCCCGTCCGCACCGGATCGATCTTCCAGGTCAACCGGTGGGGGATGAACGAGTGGATCACGCTCACGTACCTCATGGGTGCGTTCTTCATCGGCGGTCAGGTCTACGAGTACGCCGAGCTAGTGCACGAGGGACTCACCATCTCGTCGCACCCCTACGGCTCGGTCTTCTTCCTGGCAACGGGCTTCCACGGACTCCACGTCGTGGGTGGTCTGATCGCCTTCCTGTTCCTTCTCGGTCGGTCCTTCGCCGCCAAGAACTTCGGGCACCACGAGGCCACCACCGGCATCGTGACGTCCTACTACTGGCACTTCGTCGACGTCGTGTGGATCGCACTCTTCTTCGTGATCTACATCCTCCGCTGA
- the qcrC gene encoding cytochrome bc1 complex diheme cytochrome c subunit — MKALAARRHHRFAPVVLLLLALLVTGGVYAAFAPSPASADTASTEDIETGQKLFQANCATCHGPNAEGSDTVPSLVGVGAAAVDFQVSTGRMPMQMEGPQAIQKPRQFDEEQTAQLAAYVASLGAGPAIPTDEQVDAALGDPSNGAAVFRTNCAMCHNAVGAGGALSEGKFAPALWDTSERNIYQAMQTGPQSMPVFNDMNITPDEKRDVIAYLVEQREGSAGGLDLGSLGPVSEGLWVWIVGMGLLIGAAVWIGAKSS; from the coding sequence GTGAAGGCACTCGCCGCCCGCAGACACCACCGCTTCGCACCGGTCGTGCTGCTGCTGCTGGCGCTGCTGGTCACCGGCGGCGTCTACGCCGCCTTTGCCCCGAGTCCAGCCAGCGCTGACACCGCCAGCACCGAGGACATCGAGACAGGCCAGAAGCTTTTCCAGGCGAACTGCGCCACCTGCCACGGCCCCAACGCCGAGGGGTCGGACACCGTTCCGTCCCTCGTCGGCGTGGGAGCGGCCGCTGTCGACTTCCAGGTGTCGACGGGTCGTATGCCCATGCAGATGGAAGGCCCCCAGGCCATCCAGAAGCCGCGCCAGTTCGACGAGGAGCAGACCGCGCAGCTCGCCGCGTACGTCGCCTCCCTGGGCGCCGGCCCGGCGATCCCCACGGACGAGCAGGTCGACGCCGCGCTCGGAGACCCGTCGAACGGTGCTGCGGTCTTCCGCACCAACTGCGCGATGTGCCACAACGCCGTCGGAGCGGGCGGCGCCCTGTCCGAGGGCAAGTTCGCGCCCGCGCTGTGGGACACCTCGGAGCGCAACATCTACCAGGCCATGCAGACCGGCCCGCAGTCCATGCCGGTGTTCAACGACATGAACATCACGCCCGACGAGAAGCGCGACGTCATCGCGTACCTCGTCGAGCAGCGTGAGGGCTCCGCCGGTGGGCTGGACCTTGGTTCTCTCGGCCCCGTCAGCGAGGGCCTCTGGGTGTGGATCGTGGGCATGGGTCTACTGATCGGCGCCGCCGTGTGGATCGGAGCGAAGTCGTCGTGA
- the qcrA gene encoding cytochrome bc1 complex Rieske iron-sulfur subunit encodes MSDNQNSTDLTKQDGRELDRFQDPGIPAHKSRMADRDPQAAKRAEKQVVILFTISIIGTIGMLVAFFALPDDTSIAGIRTANLIIGLGLAFSLLGIGLAAVHWAKTLMSDHEHVDERHAQRSSDAVRAEAVQALTEGAQDSGIARRGVLKGAVVTALALFPLAIAVPLVAEVGGDWNVNKFRHTLWKPKMRLALDPSGRPIKAEDVTIGSAFHVIPDVPEEVRTSHEWISEKAKAIVLMVRLDPRDLKEAEDRKDWSYDGIVAYSKVCTHVGCPVALYEQQTHHLLCPCHQSTFDVADGAKVVFGPAKRPLPQLPITVDDEGYLVAQSDFLEPVGPSYWERLK; translated from the coding sequence GTGAGCGACAACCAGAACTCGACGGACCTGACCAAGCAGGACGGGCGCGAGCTCGACCGCTTCCAGGATCCGGGTATCCCGGCCCACAAGAGCCGGATGGCAGACCGTGACCCCCAGGCCGCCAAGCGTGCCGAGAAGCAGGTCGTGATCCTCTTCACGATCTCGATCATCGGCACCATCGGCATGCTGGTCGCGTTCTTCGCGCTGCCCGACGACACCTCGATCGCGGGGATCCGCACGGCCAACCTGATCATCGGTCTCGGCCTGGCCTTCTCGCTGCTCGGTATCGGTCTCGCAGCGGTCCACTGGGCCAAGACCCTCATGTCGGACCACGAGCACGTCGACGAGCGGCACGCCCAGCGCAGCTCGGACGCCGTCCGCGCCGAGGCCGTGCAGGCCCTGACCGAGGGTGCCCAGGACTCGGGCATCGCCCGTCGTGGCGTGCTCAAGGGCGCGGTCGTCACCGCCCTCGCGCTCTTCCCGCTCGCGATCGCTGTTCCCCTCGTGGCCGAGGTGGGTGGAGACTGGAACGTCAACAAGTTCCGCCACACGCTCTGGAAGCCCAAGATGCGCCTCGCGCTCGACCCCTCGGGCCGCCCGATCAAGGCCGAGGACGTCACGATCGGCAGCGCCTTCCACGTCATCCCCGACGTGCCGGAGGAGGTGCGCACCTCGCACGAGTGGATCTCCGAGAAGGCCAAGGCCATCGTCCTGATGGTCCGTCTCGACCCTCGTGACCTCAAGGAGGCCGAGGACCGCAAGGACTGGTCGTACGACGGCATCGTCGCCTACTCCAAGGTCTGCACCCACGTCGGGTGCCCGGTCGCGCTCTACGAGCAGCAGACGCACCACCTGCTGTGCCCGTGCCACCAGTCGACCTTCGACGTCGCGGACGGCGCCAAGGTCGTCTTCGGCCCCGCCAAGCGGCCGCTCCCTCAGCTGCCGATCACCGTTGACGACGAGGGCTACCTGGTCGCTCAGAGCGACTTCCTGGAGCCCGTCGGACCGAGCTACTGGGAGCGCCTCAAGTGA